A genome region from Nitrospiria bacterium includes the following:
- a CDS encoding serine hydrolase codes for MFGVQLTIGCSDASHAKPTPAAYTLQQTVEDSLIPHLNPKKLYLRSDVALITDGRQGRVLFEKNENTQRPIASLTKLMTAMVVLDANLPGEEIITITKADRDRLRGSGSKLSFGTKLTRRDLLEMALAASENRAAAALGRTYPGGMEAIVDAMNGKARQLGMQDTVFRDPAGLHYGNLSTAADLSILVEAAYRYPLIRELSTIRTDYVTDLRSGWKIRFVNTNRLVRTGQWTIDLSKTGYIAEAGHCLVMRVEIADRPVIVVLLNSWGELTKYGDANRIRKWLDQADQKARESARADEEPTG; via the coding sequence TTGTTCGGTGTTCAGCTTACCATCGGTTGCTCCGATGCAAGCCATGCGAAACCGACGCCGGCCGCTTATACCCTGCAACAGACCGTCGAAGATTCTCTCATCCCCCATCTGAATCCCAAAAAGCTGTACCTTCGGTCGGACGTGGCCCTCATCACTGACGGCCGTCAAGGCCGTGTGTTGTTCGAAAAGAACGAGAACACCCAAAGACCGATCGCTTCGCTCACTAAATTGATGACCGCCATGGTTGTTCTTGACGCCAACCTCCCCGGAGAAGAAATCATCACGATCACCAAGGCGGACCGAGACCGGTTGCGCGGTTCGGGCTCCAAACTCAGCTTTGGGACAAAGCTGACCCGCCGCGATCTGCTTGAGATGGCCCTGGCCGCTTCGGAAAACCGGGCGGCCGCTGCGCTGGGTCGCACCTACCCCGGGGGCATGGAAGCCATCGTTGACGCCATGAACGGGAAGGCCCGGCAGCTCGGCATGCAGGATACCGTGTTCCGGGATCCGGCCGGCCTGCACTACGGGAACCTGTCCACGGCGGCGGACCTATCCATCTTAGTGGAAGCGGCCTATCGCTACCCGTTAATTCGCGAGCTTTCGACCATCCGCACGGATTATGTAACGGACTTGAGGTCCGGTTGGAAGATCCGGTTTGTGAACACCAATCGTCTGGTCCGGACCGGACAATGGACCATTGATCTCAGTAAAACGGGGTACATTGCGGAGGCCGGCCATTGTCTGGTCATGCGGGTTGAGATCGCCGACCGTCCTGTGATCGTGGTTCTGCTGAATTCATGGGGTGAGTTGACCAAATACGGCGATGCCAACCGTATACGCAAATGGCTCGATCAGGCTGACCAAAAGGCCCGGGAATCCGCTCGCGCCGATGAA
- the msrA gene encoding peptide-methionine (S)-S-oxide reductase MsrA, which yields MAGIILTAVWTTTRAEDAPKHVPKDAPAGLEKATFAGGCFWCMQPPFDKLDGVVSTAAGYTGGHTVNPTYEEVSSGGTGHAEAVEVLYDPKKIGYDKLLEVFWHNVDPTATDHQFCDYGDQYRSEIFYHTTEQKRLAELSKAALERSKPFQDPIVTKITPASTFYPAEDYHQEFYKKSPIRYKFYRYNCGRDARLNQLWVWGGLK from the coding sequence ATGGCGGGGATTATTCTTACGGCCGTTTGGACGACGACCCGCGCCGAGGATGCGCCGAAGCATGTTCCCAAGGACGCCCCGGCCGGTTTGGAGAAGGCCACTTTTGCGGGCGGATGCTTTTGGTGCATGCAGCCGCCGTTCGACAAACTCGACGGCGTCGTCTCGACCGCCGCGGGATATACCGGAGGGCATACCGTGAATCCTACGTATGAAGAGGTGTCTTCCGGGGGCACCGGCCATGCCGAAGCCGTGGAGGTTCTCTATGATCCGAAGAAAATCGGTTACGATAAACTGCTTGAGGTCTTTTGGCACAACGTCGATCCGACCGCGACCGATCACCAGTTCTGCGATTACGGCGACCAGTACCGCTCCGAGATCTTCTACCACACTACAGAGCAGAAACGGCTGGCCGAGCTGTCCAAGGCGGCGCTGGAGCGTTCCAAACCCTTCCAAGATCCGATCGTGACGAAAATCACACCGGCCTCGACCTTTTACCCGGCCGAGGACTACCATCAGGAATTTTACAAGAAAAGCCCGATCCGCTACAAATTTTATCGGTATAATTGCGGCCGCGATGCGCGGCTCAATCAGCTGTGGGTATGGGGCGGCCTTAAATGA